One Tolypothrix bouteillei VB521301 DNA window includes the following coding sequences:
- a CDS encoding PepSY-associated TM helix domain-containing protein — translation MKSRKFRDIAFILHRYLGLAVGILIAFIGLTGSLLVFKPEMEQFFISRQIGQIVPQAQMVSIDTVLETVNSALKQSSLSPDIPNRSNLKLYSIRLPANAKAPYQADLFDAADKLTRIFIHPYTSEIMAWNLADSSIERVFLYLHYALLLGKNGQIAVGIAGLLLCILCLTGLILWPGWRKLITGFKIKLNAHPKRVNFDVHKVVGVVAAIFLFLTAFTGFCWNFSDWSYPLIYAVTGTSQPPKITSQPNSNLAPLQLSQLLQNSATVFPNAATFSITMPSEPEDAVYIRKRQTHETTLYGQSGVYLDRYSGKVLHIDDSRNLPLGDSVLAAFEPLHYGTFWGFPSRILYVFVGLTPTLLLLTGFIMWQYRQQGKSAKLTQRDNKYKAPI, via the coding sequence ATGAAATCCCGCAAATTCCGTGACATAGCTTTTATCCTGCACCGCTATCTTGGTTTAGCCGTAGGGATACTAATAGCTTTTATCGGTTTAACCGGCAGTCTTTTAGTCTTTAAGCCTGAGATGGAGCAATTTTTCATCTCCCGGCAAATTGGGCAGATAGTCCCCCAGGCGCAAATGGTTTCTATTGATACTGTGTTGGAAACAGTAAATTCTGCCTTGAAGCAAAGCAGTTTGTCTCCAGACATCCCCAATCGTTCCAATCTCAAGTTGTACTCCATTAGATTACCTGCCAATGCTAAAGCGCCCTACCAAGCAGATCTTTTTGATGCTGCTGATAAACTGACTCGCATATTCATTCATCCTTACACAAGTGAAATTATGGCTTGGAATCTAGCGGATTCCAGTATTGAACGGGTCTTTCTCTACCTTCACTACGCTCTTTTGTTAGGTAAGAACGGTCAAATTGCGGTCGGTATTGCAGGGTTATTGTTGTGTATCTTGTGCCTGACTGGGTTAATATTGTGGCCGGGTTGGCGCAAGCTAATCACCGGATTTAAAATTAAGTTAAATGCCCATCCCAAAAGAGTTAACTTTGATGTTCACAAAGTCGTCGGAGTTGTGGCAGCTATTTTTCTTTTCCTGACAGCTTTCACGGGTTTTTGTTGGAATTTTTCTGATTGGTCATATCCATTGATTTATGCCGTCACTGGCACTTCTCAACCACCCAAAATCACCTCTCAACCTAATTCCAATCTCGCTCCTTTGCAGTTATCGCAATTACTGCAAAATTCTGCTACAGTTTTTCCCAATGCTGCAACGTTCTCCATCACCATGCCCAGCGAACCTGAAGATGCAGTGTATATTCGCAAACGCCAGACTCATGAAACCACATTGTACGGGCAAAGTGGAGTGTATTTAGATAGATACAGTGGTAAAGTCTTGCATATAGATGATAGTAGAAATTTACCGCTAGGAGATAGCGTGCTAGCCGCCTTTGAACCCCTACACTACGGCACTTTTTGGGGGTTCCCATCTCGCATACTTTATGTATTTGTTGGATTGACTCCAACCCTTCTCCTTCTAACTGGTTTTATTATGTGGCAATATCGCCAGCAGGGAAAATCAGCAAAACTTACGCAACGGGATAATAAATATAAGGCTCCTATTTGA
- a CDS encoding Crp/Fnr family transcriptional regulator, whose amino-acid sequence MYEKMFQSLDRLVVLSEQQREDLKRVTTPQELPKDSILLEQGHICNHLHFLVEGAVRYYYHQDDKEITSGFRFEGDFINSFYSFISRKPSKESIILMLDCKLVTISYDSLQYLYNKDSVWNRLGRLSIESYYIQLEEHFFSLQSQTASERYAHLLQQYPDILNRVKLGHLASYLGVTQETLSRIRAKHRNRQRLRN is encoded by the coding sequence ATGTACGAAAAAATGTTTCAATCGCTAGATCGGCTTGTTGTACTTAGTGAACAGCAACGTGAAGATCTTAAAAGGGTGACAACACCACAAGAACTTCCCAAAGATTCAATATTATTGGAACAAGGACATATCTGCAATCACCTACATTTTCTTGTCGAAGGCGCAGTTAGATATTATTATCACCAAGATGATAAAGAAATAACTTCCGGTTTTAGATTTGAGGGTGATTTTATTAATTCTTTTTATAGCTTTATTTCTAGAAAACCCAGTAAAGAAAGTATTATTTTAATGTTGGACTGCAAATTAGTAACAATTAGTTATGACAGTCTGCAATATCTTTATAACAAAGATTCAGTATGGAATAGGCTGGGTCGGTTATCCATCGAAAGTTATTATATTCAATTAGAAGAGCATTTTTTTTCACTGCAGTCTCAAACAGCATCAGAGCGTTACGCTCATTTACTGCAACAATATCCAGATATTCTCAATCGAGTCAAGCTAGGACATTTAGCATCGTATTTAGGTGTAACTCAAGAAACACTAAGTCGGATTCGTGCTAAACATCGTAATCGTCAACGGTTACGAAACTAA
- a CDS encoding PAS domain-containing protein yields MLCLPDNHYRENLNKAWSRTLGYETSECLNHSMHDYLYAEDRELWLKFLTQVHANLELACWELRFHHKNTEIVWLELSARSKSQGEISGSLTNITERKQAQAALKTANQALETRIEQLRIEKQERKQAEATLQVTLQELSLCGVISRFAI; encoded by the coding sequence ATGCTCTGCCTTCCGGACAATCATTATCGAGAAAATCTGAACAAAGCCTGGAGCCGGACTCTGGGATATGAAACTTCAGAATGCTTGAACCATTCAATGCATGATTATCTTTATGCTGAAGATCGCGAACTTTGGCTGAAATTTTTGACTCAAGTGCATGCAAACTTGGAGCTTGCTTGTTGGGAACTGAGGTTTCATCATAAAAATACAGAAATTGTCTGGCTGGAATTATCAGCCCGTTCCAAAAGTCAGGGAGAAATTTCTGGCTCTTTAACAAATATTACCGAGCGCAAACAGGCTCAAGCGGCTCTGAAAACAGCAAATCAAGCGTTAGAAACACGAATTGAGCAGCTTCGTATCGAAAAGCAAGAACGCAAGCAAGCAGAAGCAACACTACAAGTCACCTTACAAGAACTATCGCTTTGTGGTGTTATCTCCCGATTTGCAATTTAG
- a CDS encoding Coq4 family protein, whose protein sequence is MGFKYIGELATQENVNQLLTLVDMVVGGLTDTENVFDIEDALRDSEQMQKCLQVVRQHPASAQMLEERYLGAEFDLDTMLQMPKDSLGWTYAKVLSTLNYDPDFYRKREIKSDVDYITHRIRKTHDLHHILTGFSFDNYGELGVISVTVGQIGYPGFAFIDVVALLLGFLSNKHQRQGIDVALEYDFDLISQGVKIARLAQPLFPVKFEEGLDRSLAEWRAELNIVPVTEGHWSWYSYPHLRNAIELPSISQEPQLVSV, encoded by the coding sequence ATGGGTTTCAAATATATCGGCGAATTAGCAACTCAAGAAAACGTCAATCAACTCTTGACACTGGTTGATATGGTGGTTGGCGGACTCACTGACACAGAAAATGTTTTCGATATTGAAGATGCACTACGCGATAGCGAACAAATGCAAAAATGTTTGCAAGTTGTGCGTCAACATCCAGCTTCTGCACAAATGCTAGAAGAGCGTTATCTGGGAGCAGAATTTGATTTAGATACTATGCTGCAAATGCCTAAAGATTCTCTAGGCTGGACTTATGCAAAAGTTCTAAGTACGCTTAATTACGATCCAGATTTTTATCGCAAACGTGAAATCAAATCAGATGTTGATTATATCACTCATCGCATTCGGAAAACCCACGACTTGCATCATATTTTGACTGGTTTTAGTTTTGATAACTATGGGGAATTAGGTGTAATTTCTGTAACTGTGGGTCAGATTGGTTATCCAGGCTTTGCCTTTATTGACGTTGTCGCATTACTATTAGGTTTCCTCTCTAACAAGCATCAACGTCAAGGTATTGATGTGGCTCTAGAATATGATTTTGACTTGATTTCTCAAGGGGTAAAAATTGCGCGTCTTGCACAACCATTGTTCCCAGTGAAGTTTGAAGAAGGACTAGATCGCTCTCTTGCTGAATGGCGTGCAGAGTTGAATATTGTGCCTGTTACAGAAGGACATTGGAGTTGGTATAGCTATCCTCATTTACGAAATGCAATTGAA
- a CDS encoding TonB-dependent siderophore receptor has protein sequence MAQPVWAQKAYQTGQINQSQSFSQLPTPQSLTLVTGVKVNATDKGVEVILETPQGDKLQVLPKKEGNTYIIDIANAQLRLPNGNMFRQEKPVAGIIEVTVINQDANSIRVKAIGETSLPTVELFDSDEGLIFSFTAVATSSQTPPPEQPASEKQPEQPTASTDEPIELVVTGSQDSEYNVPDANTATKTDTPILEIPQAIQVVPRQVIEDQRVQRIADALRNVSGVTPKINLVGADTYTIRGFDTDTNLRNGFRHDNFSAYTDTSTIERVEVLKGPASVLYGQLEPGGVVNYITKQPLDEPYYSATFSAGSYSYYRPEIDISGPITQDNSSLYRFIAAYENTGGFRDFAFKELYTFAPSLRVKLSDTTNLDLQYEYVNLNQSYDRGLMPNNESLNLPISFNFGEPSDRYDLFANRVNVALAHQFSDNWRFRSGVSVQTVDDYRSNFQPVDLEERFSEEDPFVDRRYNKVDGYSRDYGWQNDLVGKFKTGSIAHELLLGFELSRSVYGYKFLINYDDVPALNFLNPVYGAAVPTTFDEGFEQERNTNRVGLYVQDSVSLLPNLKVLLGGRFDFVRFRDEYNSDIINGAETDITKRYYEVFSPRIGLVYQPLKNLSIYTSYTRAFKPNESAIDANGTPLEPERGTQYEVGVKGEFLNGKLTATLAAYEITKTNVSTTDLNNTDFSVAAGEVKSRGIELDIAGEILPGWNVIASFSHNDAYVSEDNNLPVGDRLANAPRYSASLWTTYEIQNGSLQGLGFGAGVFFVGDREVTVPNTITIPSYARTDATIFYRKANYQVGLSFKNLLDIKYYDSQGFLLSPGAPFTVLGTVSVKF, from the coding sequence ATGGCTCAACCTGTTTGGGCACAGAAAGCCTATCAAACCGGGCAGATTAACCAGTCACAGTCTTTTTCTCAATTACCCACTCCCCAGTCTCTGACTCTCGTGACTGGTGTTAAGGTAAACGCAACTGATAAGGGTGTGGAAGTCATTTTAGAGACTCCTCAAGGAGACAAATTGCAAGTGCTGCCTAAAAAAGAAGGCAACACATACATTATTGATATTGCCAATGCCCAACTGCGTTTACCGAATGGCAATATGTTTCGTCAAGAAAAGCCAGTTGCAGGAATTATAGAAGTTACCGTTATCAATCAAGACGCAAATAGCATTCGAGTGAAAGCGATCGGTGAAACGAGTTTACCAACAGTTGAGTTATTTGATAGTGATGAGGGTTTAATTTTTAGCTTTACAGCAGTTGCAACATCTTCACAGACACCACCACCGGAACAACCTGCTAGTGAAAAACAGCCGGAACAACCTACCGCATCAACAGATGAACCTATTGAATTGGTGGTGACAGGTTCGCAGGATTCAGAATATAACGTTCCCGACGCTAATACTGCAACTAAAACTGATACTCCGATTTTAGAGATTCCCCAAGCTATTCAAGTCGTTCCCCGACAGGTGATTGAGGATCAACGAGTCCAAAGAATTGCAGATGCTTTACGTAATGTCAGTGGTGTAACACCAAAAATCAATTTAGTTGGCGCTGATACCTATACCATTCGCGGCTTTGATACCGACACCAACCTCAGAAATGGTTTCAGACACGATAATTTCAGCGCATATACTGACACTTCCACAATAGAAAGGGTGGAAGTTCTCAAAGGTCCTGCTTCAGTACTCTACGGTCAACTAGAACCGGGAGGTGTTGTCAACTATATCACCAAACAACCACTGGACGAACCTTATTACTCAGCCACATTTTCTGCTGGTAGCTATAGTTATTACCGACCAGAAATTGATATTTCCGGACCTATAACCCAAGACAACAGTTCTTTGTATCGCTTTATTGCTGCTTACGAAAACACTGGCGGGTTCCGAGATTTTGCTTTTAAAGAGCTTTATACTTTTGCTCCTAGCTTAAGAGTGAAGTTAAGCGATACTACCAATTTAGATTTGCAGTATGAATACGTTAACCTCAATCAGTCTTACGATCGCGGTTTAATGCCAAATAATGAATCATTAAACTTACCAATTAGTTTTAACTTTGGCGAACCAAGCGATCGCTACGATCTCTTTGCCAACCGGGTGAATGTTGCTTTGGCTCATCAGTTCAGCGATAATTGGCGATTTCGCAGTGGAGTTTCCGTACAAACTGTTGACGACTATCGTTCTAACTTTCAGCCAGTCGATCTTGAAGAAAGATTTAGCGAAGAAGATCCTTTTGTTGATAGAAGATACAACAAGGTAGATGGTTATTCTAGAGATTATGGTTGGCAAAACGACTTGGTAGGCAAATTTAAGACTGGCTCAATTGCCCATGAATTACTGTTAGGTTTTGAGTTAAGTAGAAGCGTTTATGGGTACAAATTTCTTATCAACTATGATGACGTACCTGCACTTAATTTTCTGAATCCAGTCTATGGGGCAGCAGTTCCAACCACTTTTGATGAAGGCTTTGAGCAAGAGAGAAATACAAATAGAGTAGGGCTGTACGTGCAAGATTCGGTGTCACTGCTACCCAATTTAAAGGTGTTGCTGGGTGGAAGATTTGATTTTGTCCGTTTCAGAGATGAATATAATTCTGACATTATCAATGGTGCTGAAACCGATATTACAAAGCGTTACTATGAGGTATTCTCACCACGAATCGGACTCGTTTATCAACCTCTCAAAAATCTGTCTATTTATACGAGTTATACTCGTGCTTTTAAACCAAACGAATCTGCCATAGATGCTAATGGAACGCCACTAGAGCCAGAACGCGGAACGCAGTACGAGGTGGGAGTCAAAGGTGAGTTTTTAAATGGTAAACTGACGGCAACATTAGCAGCTTATGAGATTACTAAGACTAATGTATCCACGACTGACTTGAATAATACTGACTTTTCCGTTGCTGCAGGAGAAGTGAAAAGCAGGGGTATTGAATTGGATATAGCTGGAGAGATTTTACCCGGTTGGAATGTCATAGCTTCTTTTAGCCATAACGATGCCTATGTTAGCGAGGACAATAATCTACCAGTGGGCGATCGATTGGCAAATGCACCCAGATATAGCGCTAGTTTGTGGACAACTTATGAGATTCAAAATGGCAGTTTGCAAGGGTTGGGTTTTGGCGCGGGAGTCTTTTTCGTAGGCGATCGCGAAGTTACTGTACCCAATACCATTACAATTCCTTCATACGCAAGAACTGATGCCACAATCTTTTACCGGAAAGCAAACTACCAAGTGGGACTGAGTTTTAAAAACCTCCTTGATATCAAGTACTACGATTCACAAGGTTTCCTGCTGTCTCCTGGCGCACCGTTCACAGTTTTGGGAACCGTCTCAGTCAAGTTCTAA
- a CDS encoding helix-turn-helix transcriptional regulator, with protein MANIFSLSDYEQLWQQSNQNTQSQYPDPSDSSDIINLCPKQLGIGHERWIQLHGMSLLIIDEEFHDDLIVKVPPQEIYVNEVEFGFQISGSWRDTVAQKNFFQSSGFLHEETIKASGKQRILKVDIHLDSPDLLNSFIASRCRQVSPDLKRLIEIPKQSCYKIGMTNTAMQLALEQILNCPYQGLTKHIYLEAKCLELIALKLEQLMQAEDSVATPIMLKPNDIDRIHYAKEILMSHLDNPPSLLELARQAGLNDCKLKLGFRQVFGTTVFGYLHQQRMEQARQLLLEGRMNVKEVASAVGYGNQSCFAAAFRKRFGVNPKSYLKLILPPPTLPNLSKGRLKQG; from the coding sequence ATGGCAAATATCTTTTCACTATCAGATTACGAACAACTTTGGCAACAAAGCAACCAAAATACGCAGTCGCAATATCCAGATCCATCAGATAGTTCGGATATTATCAACTTATGCCCCAAACAACTTGGTATAGGCCACGAACGATGGATACAATTACATGGAATGAGTTTGTTGATTATCGATGAAGAATTTCATGATGATTTGATTGTGAAAGTTCCACCCCAGGAAATCTATGTTAACGAGGTAGAATTTGGATTTCAAATATCTGGAAGTTGGAGAGATACTGTTGCTCAAAAAAACTTCTTTCAAAGCAGTGGTTTTTTGCATGAAGAAACCATTAAAGCTTCAGGCAAACAGAGAATTTTGAAAGTTGATATTCATTTAGATTCTCCTGACTTACTCAATAGTTTTATCGCCAGTCGATGCAGACAAGTTTCTCCCGACCTCAAACGCTTAATTGAGATTCCCAAACAATCTTGCTATAAAATCGGTATGACCAATACCGCTATGCAGTTAGCACTTGAGCAAATTTTAAATTGTCCCTATCAAGGTCTGACAAAACATATTTATTTAGAAGCAAAGTGTTTGGAATTGATTGCATTGAAGTTGGAACAGTTGATGCAAGCTGAAGATTCAGTAGCAACACCAATTATGCTTAAGCCCAACGACATTGACAGAATTCATTATGCTAAGGAAATTTTGATGAGTCATTTAGATAACCCACCTTCATTGCTAGAATTAGCGCGACAGGCTGGACTGAACGATTGCAAGCTCAAGCTGGGCTTTCGTCAAGTTTTTGGGACTACGGTATTTGGTTACTTGCATCAACAGCGAATGGAACAAGCACGCCAGTTGCTTCTAGAAGGTCGCATGAATGTCAAGGAAGTCGCAAGTGCTGTTGGCTACGGGAATCAAAGCTGTTTTGCCGCTGCTTTTCGCAAGCGATTTGGGGTTAATCCTAAGTCTTACCTGAAGCTCATACTACCACCTCCGACGCTCCCTAACTTAAGCAAGGGAAGGTTAAAACAGGGTTAG